In Euryarchaeota archaeon, one DNA window encodes the following:
- a CDS encoding site-specific integrase has translation MEVKTNQILSDQVAGAETHGRLSGLSGVSPQEVDSIVRAVLAVLDSEGKLLPTLRRDPVAWTEDGYLSFSVARKGLDPKTAARRYRMLRYYMEHPQMPVKLNPLTPESEKTLEEHIRYRREKCGDTLGFLLSLRKAIIPLLEMHSIPTWPALKRRAKTAPKEYFIPDEETVKRIIYSRHGETTYTDRLYRTILYLGFHTGLRPYEIASLRVDDVDVAAGTLRVHVTKGRQRDRILYNPKVVSAPNRPSLVHYLKHHRPSVDAKKSDALFLTSKGEPFTADGLVVKLRRVGGRIWPNFSGYVMRHTFATMSLLASTRNDRGEIGKRPPDVKRVQRLLGHTNVAITDQYYIHNGAFDKALERAQGQEKREKSKKGVNRRKSALPPADPPVQ, from the coding sequence CGGTGCTCGCTGTCCTCGACTCCGAGGGCAAGCTCCTCCCGACATTGAGACGCGACCCGGTGGCGTGGACAGAAGACGGATACCTGAGTTTCTCTGTGGCCCGAAAGGGGCTCGACCCGAAAACGGCTGCGAGAAGATACCGGATGCTCCGCTACTACATGGAGCACCCGCAGATGCCCGTCAAGTTGAACCCGCTCACGCCCGAATCCGAGAAGACGCTCGAAGAACACATTCGGTACAGGCGCGAGAAGTGCGGCGACACGCTCGGTTTCCTGCTGAGTCTCCGAAAAGCGATAATCCCGCTCTTGGAGATGCACTCGATCCCCACGTGGCCCGCGCTAAAACGACGCGCGAAAACGGCACCCAAGGAGTATTTCATCCCGGACGAGGAGACGGTGAAACGGATAATCTATTCGCGTCACGGCGAGACAACCTACACCGACCGCCTCTACAGGACCATACTCTATTTGGGGTTCCACACCGGACTGCGACCGTACGAGATCGCCAGCCTACGAGTCGACGACGTCGACGTGGCGGCCGGCACTCTGCGGGTCCACGTCACGAAGGGACGCCAACGGGATCGCATCCTGTACAATCCCAAGGTCGTCTCGGCCCCGAATCGCCCGAGTCTCGTCCACTACCTAAAACACCATAGACCGTCCGTTGACGCGAAAAAGAGCGACGCCCTGTTCCTCACGAGCAAGGGCGAGCCCTTCACCGCGGACGGACTGGTCGTGAAGCTGAGGCGCGTTGGGGGTCGCATCTGGCCGAACTTTTCTGGCTACGTGATGCGCCACACCTTCGCGACGATGAGCCTTCTGGCGTCAACGAGGAACGATCGCGGCGAGATCGGGAAGCGTCCTCCGGACGTGAAGCGAGTACAGCGGTTGCTCGGCCACACCAACGTGGCGATCACCGACCAGTACTACATCCACAACGGAGCCTTCGACAAGGCTCTGGAACGGGCCCAAGGGCAGGAGAAGCGGGAGAAGTCCAAAAAAGGGGTAAACCGACGAAAATCGGCCCTACCCCCCGCGGATCCTCCTGTCCAATGA
- a CDS encoding acetyl ornithine aminotransferase family protein, translating into MDKTSVKSPPPGPNAKKLIADDERFLVTTTKTAPIAVSHAQGVHVHGVDGEVFLDFTAGVGVNSTGHAHPRVVKAIAEQAAKFIHFAGTDYYYAVQVELARRLTEITPGLVAKKVFYTQSGTESNEAAIKIARHKSHRKQILAFYGAFHGRTAGSLSLTASKIVHKERFFPTMPGVTHVPFANPYRNPWGIDGYAEPDRLVDATLRYIQDYVFENAVPANEVAALFVEPVQGEGGYIVPPKTFLPRLHELCRENGILLVADEVQSGIGRTGKMFASEHFGVEPDIVSIAKGIASGMPLGACIARSDLDFDRAGAHSNTFGGNPVSCAAAMATLDVIRDEKLVENAATLGKHLSKRLAGFKERHDLVGDARGLGLMQAIDLVKDRKTKEHAVKERAAVIEAAYKRGLLVLPCGKSSVRLIPPLIIDREQLDEGLDILDECLKTIAR; encoded by the coding sequence ATGGACAAGACTTCCGTGAAATCTCCCCCTCCCGGCCCGAACGCCAAGAAGCTGATCGCCGACGACGAGCGTTTCCTGGTGACGACGACCAAGACCGCCCCGATAGCTGTCTCTCACGCACAAGGTGTCCACGTGCACGGCGTCGACGGCGAGGTCTTCCTCGATTTCACGGCCGGCGTCGGCGTGAACTCCACAGGCCACGCTCACCCCCGCGTCGTCAAGGCGATCGCGGAGCAGGCGGCCAAGTTCATCCACTTCGCCGGGACCGATTATTACTACGCGGTCCAAGTTGAGCTCGCAAGACGGCTCACCGAGATCACGCCAGGTCTCGTCGCCAAGAAAGTATTCTACACGCAATCGGGAACGGAGTCGAACGAGGCTGCGATCAAGATCGCGCGCCACAAGTCACATAGGAAACAGATTCTTGCGTTCTACGGCGCGTTCCACGGCCGCACCGCGGGCTCGCTCTCGCTCACCGCCAGCAAGATCGTGCACAAGGAGCGCTTCTTCCCCACGATGCCCGGCGTCACCCACGTGCCCTTCGCGAACCCCTACCGTAACCCGTGGGGGATAGACGGCTACGCCGAACCCGATCGGCTCGTCGACGCGACGCTACGGTACATCCAGGACTACGTCTTCGAAAACGCGGTCCCGGCGAACGAAGTCGCGGCCCTATTCGTCGAACCCGTTCAAGGAGAAGGCGGATACATCGTCCCGCCGAAGACGTTCCTCCCCAGACTCCACGAGCTATGCCGCGAAAACGGCATACTTCTGGTAGCAGACGAGGTCCAAAGCGGCATCGGACGCACGGGAAAGATGTTCGCGTCCGAGCATTTCGGCGTCGAACCGGATATCGTCTCGATAGCCAAGGGCATCGCTTCAGGGATGCCGCTTGGAGCGTGCATCGCGCGCTCCGACCTTGACTTCGACCGCGCAGGAGCGCACAGCAACACGTTCGGCGGAAACCCCGTCTCGTGCGCCGCAGCCATGGCCACACTCGACGTGATCAGGGACGAGAAGCTCGTCGAGAACGCGGCGACTCTCGGAAAGCACCTCTCGAAACGGCTGGCCGGGTTCAAGGAGCGCCACGACCTCGTCGGAGACGCGCGGGGCCTTGGCCTCATGCAGGCGATCGACCTCGTCAAGGATCGCAAGACCAAGGAACACGCGGTGAAGGAACGCGCCGCCGTGATCGAAGCGGCGTACAAGCGGGGTCTCCTGGTTCTGCCCTGCGGGAAATCCTCGGTGCGCCTGATCCCGCCGCTCATCATCGACCGGGAACAACTCGATGAAGGCCTGGACATACTTGACGAGTGCCTGAAGACCATCGCACGCTGA
- a CDS encoding ABC transporter ATP-binding protein, protein MPSGPDFAATKSEGPLVTVKGLGKKYRAAWGVKDVSFQISRGEIFGVIGPNGAGKSTVLRMLAGLVNPSTGTAEIGGRSITQPDHRSRIGYLPEESALYEEMTPRAYLRFFAELYGVPAAMAKSRIDEAFTRLQLDVPRRARIGDLSKGMRRKVAIARSLVNDPELLIFDEPASGLDPLVSASLLAMLGELKARGKTIIFSAHNLFHVERVCDRLLILDSGLVRALGTMDEIRAGAGVAGYAVLSSVPVDGARLVDGGFEAHIPDLTGLSVLEALAASKGGRILEVRPRRVSLEDIFLSRSAR, encoded by the coding sequence ATGCCATCTGGACCTGACTTCGCCGCGACGAAAAGCGAAGGCCCGCTCGTCACGGTCAAGGGACTTGGGAAGAAGTACCGGGCCGCGTGGGGCGTCAAGGACGTGTCGTTCCAGATATCGCGCGGCGAGATCTTCGGCGTCATCGGTCCCAATGGGGCGGGGAAATCGACCGTCCTTCGCATGCTCGCCGGCCTGGTCAACCCTTCGACCGGGACGGCCGAGATCGGCGGCCGCAGCATCACACAACCCGATCACCGTTCGCGCATCGGATACCTTCCCGAGGAGAGCGCGCTGTACGAGGAGATGACTCCCCGGGCCTACCTCCGCTTCTTCGCGGAACTCTACGGTGTTCCGGCGGCCATGGCGAAGAGCCGCATCGACGAGGCGTTCACACGCCTCCAACTCGACGTCCCACGCCGCGCGCGCATCGGAGACCTCTCGAAAGGGATGCGTCGGAAAGTGGCCATCGCGCGTAGCCTCGTCAATGACCCGGAACTCCTCATCTTCGATGAGCCGGCGAGCGGTCTCGACCCGCTCGTTTCGGCGAGCCTGCTTGCCATGCTAGGCGAGCTCAAAGCGCGTGGAAAGACGATAATCTTCAGCGCGCACAACCTCTTCCACGTGGAACGCGTCTGCGACCGCCTGCTCATCCTCGATTCAGGGCTTGTGCGGGCGCTCGGCACGATGGACGAGATCAGGGCGGGCGCGGGAGTCGCTGGCTACGCTGTCCTTTCAAGCGTCCCCGTGGACGGGGCGAGGCTTGTCGACGGCGGCTTCGAGGCGCACATCCCGGACCTCACGGGGCTTTCGGTGCTTGAGGCCCTCGCCGCATCGAAAGGCGGCCGGATACTTGAGGTCCGCCCGAGGCGGGTAAGCCTGGAGGACATCTTCCTTTCACGCTCGGCGCGGTGA
- a CDS encoding PrsW family intramembrane metalloprotease, giving the protein MSISRAELRRSTASIDAKVAVFGLLLGAGLVAAGPAVFAKGIDFDHGLYRVAIDSSSPLEAAIASAPQFERRIVMDPRGALSRGEIDIWVSGERLTAWDTDKGNAALAALEKAVASYTHARLLLEKDKAAAFPVEIELEYVARTTTTTGGTQGPGPGDAGALGPAERSGEEASGTATGGSETTASGATDDDQLSRYFSFAAQETTTQTPSTLSPPFPFKPLVLAYLFLVPMNFVVLVYGGSMMNERLASRGEALLATPSTRLEIIAGKTLPYLLLIIILGMFTGLFIGAGFVSLLAVLALGLAFLGLVFVAAMLSRSFRELTFLTVMGGVLLTAYAFVPAIFSEVHPIALISPITLVVFELRSRPVELAQVLYAVAPLTLVAGALFHLGSGLYTEEDLFHQKSVGAKLLDALARPVRGIRSGFALSLLLLPFVLVAELLLVALLFTSPISFGLAGALLGTAALEEVFKALPSYAAVTRGAIEARKAPLFGALTGAGFFVAEKSFLLVSLIGLYNVPIGAAVLGEGLAGATGGVLALLLLAPLVLHTVTASISAKGATMGRRGFLSAVALAILIHLGYNLLVLQLAGGGLD; this is encoded by the coding sequence TTGTCGATTTCCAGGGCGGAGTTACGCCGTTCTACCGCTTCGATCGACGCCAAGGTGGCGGTGTTTGGGCTTCTCCTCGGCGCGGGCCTTGTCGCCGCGGGCCCCGCGGTGTTTGCCAAGGGGATCGATTTCGACCACGGGCTTTACCGCGTCGCCATCGACTCCTCCTCGCCGCTTGAGGCCGCGATTGCGAGCGCCCCCCAGTTCGAGCGCCGGATCGTCATGGACCCGCGAGGCGCCCTTAGCCGCGGCGAGATCGACATCTGGGTCTCCGGCGAGCGCCTGACGGCGTGGGACACCGACAAGGGGAACGCAGCGCTCGCCGCGCTCGAAAAAGCCGTCGCATCATACACTCATGCCCGCCTCCTTCTTGAGAAGGACAAGGCCGCGGCGTTCCCGGTCGAGATAGAACTGGAGTACGTGGCCCGGACGACAACGACGACCGGCGGAACACAAGGCCCGGGCCCTGGCGACGCCGGAGCGCTCGGTCCGGCGGAGCGAAGCGGCGAGGAGGCCAGCGGGACTGCGACCGGGGGCTCCGAAACCACGGCCTCGGGGGCGACGGACGATGACCAGCTTTCCCGCTACTTCTCGTTCGCCGCACAGGAGACCACCACCCAGACTCCGTCGACGCTCTCGCCGCCCTTCCCTTTCAAGCCCCTCGTCTTGGCCTACCTTTTCCTTGTCCCGATGAATTTCGTCGTCCTCGTCTACGGGGGCAGCATGATGAACGAACGCCTCGCCTCCCGCGGCGAGGCGCTCCTTGCGACCCCCTCGACGCGCCTCGAGATAATCGCAGGAAAGACGCTCCCGTACCTCCTCCTCATCATTATCCTCGGCATGTTCACCGGTCTTTTCATCGGTGCCGGCTTCGTGTCGCTACTTGCTGTACTCGCCTTGGGCCTTGCCTTCCTTGGACTCGTTTTCGTCGCCGCGATGCTTTCGCGCTCGTTCAGGGAGCTCACGTTCCTCACGGTGATGGGCGGCGTCCTCCTTACGGCGTACGCGTTCGTCCCGGCGATCTTCTCCGAAGTGCATCCGATAGCGCTCATCTCGCCGATCACGCTCGTCGTCTTCGAACTGCGCTCACGGCCTGTGGAATTGGCGCAAGTGCTCTACGCAGTCGCCCCATTGACCCTCGTGGCAGGCGCGCTTTTCCACCTTGGTTCGGGCCTTTACACCGAGGAGGACCTCTTCCACCAGAAAAGCGTCGGCGCGAAGCTACTCGACGCCCTTGCCCGGCCCGTGCGTGGTATCAGGAGCGGTTTCGCCCTTTCACTCCTTCTTCTACCCTTCGTCCTCGTAGCGGAGTTGCTCCTCGTCGCATTGCTTTTCACGTCGCCCATCTCCTTCGGCCTCGCAGGCGCCCTCCTCGGGACCGCGGCGCTTGAGGAGGTTTTCAAGGCCCTGCCAAGCTACGCGGCCGTGACCCGTGGGGCCATCGAAGCCCGGAAGGCCCCCCTCTTCGGGGCGTTGACGGGAGCCGGTTTCTTCGTCGCGGAGAAAAGCTTCCTTCTCGTCTCGCTCATAGGACTCTACAATGTCCCCATCGGGGCCGCCGTCCTTGGCGAAGGCCTTGCCGGGGCCACCGGCGGCGTCCTGGCATTGCTTTTGTTGGCCCCGTTGGTCCTCCACACGGTCACAGCGTCCATCTCGGCCAAGGGTGCGACGATGGGACGGCGCGGTTTCCTTTCCGCCGTGGCACTCGCGATCCTCATCCACCTCGGGTACAATCTTCTCGTGCTCCAGCTCGCCGGCGGTGGTCTCGATTAA
- a CDS encoding ABC transporter permease subunit has protein sequence MAERTIVLAVIIQVFVAGFSSILVAGLAVLSDPSSVSFDSGARVAVTGSSEVAAALRDARLAVEEYPSVTEAFAAFQRGSVDAALMVGPSTNASEPVTMRLIVPDGELRGTLVVSLLKAPLQRFERDLREERVDRLVDDPLYFDAKETSGPYEFVYSLLVPLLVLLPALLAGSLVADSLTEETQRKTLQILLSSGATLVDVAAGKVLATAAIAPALAATSLILLGLNGFPVSGGDVVTIMLVTTAAAVVFCVLAAMVALTLRDRNQTQTIYAGLLMLLIVSSLRLSPTPVNAIARLASGSADASTVGFVAGAVLTAVLACFALAVVLKILGGVKDESA, from the coding sequence GTGGCCGAACGTACGATCGTTCTCGCCGTGATAATCCAGGTCTTCGTGGCGGGCTTCAGCTCCATCCTCGTCGCGGGCCTCGCCGTGCTTTCGGATCCATCGTCCGTGTCGTTCGATTCCGGGGCCCGCGTCGCGGTCACGGGTTCAAGCGAGGTGGCGGCGGCGCTTCGGGACGCACGTCTCGCCGTGGAAGAGTACCCGTCGGTGACGGAGGCGTTCGCGGCGTTCCAACGCGGTTCCGTGGACGCAGCGCTCATGGTCGGCCCCTCGACGAACGCCTCGGAACCCGTCACGATGAGATTGATCGTCCCCGACGGGGAACTGCGCGGGACCCTCGTCGTGTCACTGCTCAAAGCACCCCTCCAACGTTTCGAGCGCGACCTTCGCGAAGAACGCGTCGATCGCCTCGTGGACGATCCCCTTTACTTCGATGCGAAGGAGACGAGTGGCCCGTACGAGTTCGTCTATTCACTCCTCGTGCCGCTTCTTGTCCTTCTCCCGGCGCTACTTGCCGGATCGCTCGTGGCGGATTCCCTCACAGAGGAGACGCAGCGAAAAACGCTGCAGATCCTTCTCTCCTCGGGGGCGACACTCGTCGACGTCGCCGCGGGGAAGGTGTTGGCGACGGCGGCGATCGCTCCGGCGCTAGCCGCGACCTCGCTAATCCTCTTGGGCCTTAACGGGTTTCCAGTGTCAGGAGGCGACGTAGTGACGATCATGCTGGTCACGACGGCGGCCGCCGTGGTGTTCTGCGTGCTGGCCGCCATGGTCGCCTTGACGTTACGCGACCGCAACCAGACGCAGACCATCTACGCTGGGCTCTTGATGCTCCTCATAGTGTCGTCGCTTCGCCTTTCCCCGACGCCGGTGAACGCCATCGCTCGCCTCGCAAGCGGCTCCGCGGATGCCTCGACAGTGGGCTTCGTCGCCGGGGCGGTCCTCACCGCGGTCCTGGCATGCTTCGCGCTTGCCGTCGTGCTCAAGATCCTTGGCGGGGTGAAGGACGAAAGCGCATAG
- the yjjX gene encoding inosine/xanthosine triphosphatase produces the protein MRVAVGTKNPAKLAAVKNAFAHYHANVIVKGVGVSSGVPEQPFAQDTLKGAVNRARAALDSTGADLGVGIEAGLFWNPLIKDYLDVQFCAIVGKRGGLTLGHGPGFAYPPRVVKDVAAGRSIGEAMARLTGVFGIGNSMGAVGWLSSGALDRTRLTETAIICALIPRLNRRVYE, from the coding sequence CTGCGCGTCGCCGTCGGCACGAAGAACCCGGCGAAGCTGGCGGCGGTGAAGAACGCTTTCGCACATTATCACGCGAACGTAATCGTGAAAGGCGTCGGGGTCTCAAGCGGAGTGCCGGAGCAACCGTTCGCGCAGGACACGTTGAAAGGCGCCGTGAACCGGGCCCGCGCGGCCTTGGACTCGACGGGGGCGGACCTTGGCGTAGGCATAGAGGCTGGCCTGTTCTGGAATCCGTTGATCAAGGATTACCTTGACGTCCAGTTCTGCGCGATAGTTGGAAAGCGCGGCGGGCTCACTCTTGGCCACGGGCCCGGCTTCGCGTATCCGCCGAGGGTCGTGAAGGACGTCGCCGCGGGGCGAAGCATCGGGGAAGCGATGGCGCGCCTTACAGGCGTTTTCGGGATCGGTAATTCGATGGGGGCGGTGGGTTGGCTCTCGAGTGGCGCGTTGGACAGGACGAGGCTTACGGAGACGGCGATCATCTGCGCGCTCATTCCCCGTCTCAATAGACGCGTATACGAATGA